The genomic segment GGTAATAAAATACCGTGCCAGTGGATTGAAGTCGGGACACTTAGCCGATTTGTAACTCTTATCGTAACCTCATCACCTTCACGAAAACGCAGAGTCGGGGCGGGAATCGACCCGTTAATGGTCGTAGCCATGCGGGTTACACCAGTAAAATTCACCGGAGTTTGGCCTATTTCCAGGTGAATATTGGTACCAGTGAGTTCGGGAGCCGCACCTGAGGTCGAGTTTGTCGTTTCTCGCGCCAAAAGGGCGGAAGGTGTCATTGCCAGTACACCGCCAACAGCGATGCCTTGAACAAAGCGTCGGCGACTCATTGGGCTGGGAATAGAGCTAGAGAAGCGATTCATGTCGTTTCCAAAAATATATAATCCAAAATTTCGATTTTAGAGGGTGACTGGAAGGTTACAATCCGAAGACTGTCAGGGACATGACCTGAAGATGACAAAGTTGTAATCTTTGTGTCATTTCTCTGGCGGGTTAGTGGGACTAATGTTCCACTAAGACGAAATTGCATACAAGAGGGCCAGAGCGTGCGGCTTTTAGTGGTTGAAGACGAAGTGAAAACTGGTGACTATTTGCAGCAAGGCCTGAGCGAGGCCGGGTTTATGGTGACACTGGCACGAAACGGCCTTGATGGCCACCATCTAGCGATGACAGAAGATTTTGATCTTTTGATTCTCGATGTGATGCTGCCCGATGTAGGAGGATGGCGCATTATCGAGTCGATTCGAGAGTCGGGAAGCAAAACACCGGTACTGTTTCTCACCGCGCGCGACAGCGTTGAAGATCGAGTGAAAGGGCTGGAGCTAGGTGCCGATGATTACCTGGTCAAACCGTTTGCGTTTGCCGAGTTGTTAGCTCGGGTTCGAACCCTGTTGCGAAGAAGTTCAGCGCCTATACTTGCTGATGAAATGAAAGTGGCGGACTTGAGATTGGATCTTATAAAACGTCGAGCTCTTCGTGGAGACCGAAAAATAAGTCTCAGTCATAAAGAGTTTTGCTTGCTGGAATTGCTTGTTCGGCGTCAGGGAGAGGTTCTTCCACGTTCATTGATCGCATCCCAAGTATGGGACATGAATTTTGACTCCGATACCAATGTCATTGATGTCGCTATTCGTCGCTTGAGAAGAAAGATTGATGAAGGTTTTGAGCCAAAATTAATTCATACCGTTCGTGGCATGGGTTACAAACTCGATGTGGAGAATGAGTAGGTGACTATTGGTTTCAAATTGGCGCGACCTTTTTCACTGAATAATAGGGTGATGCTGTTTGTTGCGCTTGCGATCAGTCTAAACCTTATTACGATCGGCCACCTCGTTCAAGAGTCGGTTGAACAACATTTTGCCGAACAAGATGCTGACGAGCTGGTTGTTATAAGTCGTGCTGTTGAAAAGGCACTAGAAAAAGCTGTTCTTTCTGGTCGATACGCCGTTGACACGTTACCACATGCCGTGTCGGGTCACCACGGTGTGTATTATCAGGTTTGGGATGAATCGTATGCACTGGTTTATCGTTCAGATGAAGCCGTATTTCCCTCCAGAGCTGCTTTCAATAATCCGGTTAAGGTTATCAAGGCAAACAATCTCGTCAGTTGGAATATCGATGAAAAAATATATCGGGGAGCAATGACAGAGGTAAATATTGACGGACAGGATTACCTCATCGCTGCGGCCATTAATATGGACTTCCATATGTATTTTCTCGAGCACTTTAGCCGAAACTTATGGTTGATAATGTCAATGGCTGGTGTGATTACATTGCTTGCAGCCTGGTATGGAGTTCACCAAGGACATGCTCCTCTACGATCTTTAAGTGAATCCATTCGTTCCGTGCAGGCCAATCAGCTGGATATTCGATTAAACGAAAGCACTGTTCCAAAAGAGTTGCAGCCGTTGGTTGAGTCCTTTAACCAAATGATTAGTCACCTCGAGGACAGCTTTACTCGCTTGTCTCACTTTTCAGCTGATATCGCTCATGAGCTGCGCACACCACTTACGAACTTGACGACACAAACTCAAGTCGCTTTGGGCAAAGCAAGAACGTTAGAGGAGTATCGCGAGTTACTCTACTCAAACCTGGAAGAGCATGAAAGGTTAACCAAAATGGTTAATGATATGCTTTGGTTGGCGCAAAGCGAGAATGGCTTGCTTAAACCTAATTTGGAGAAGTTGGATTTAAGACAGGAAGTCGAGGTCATCTTCGAGTTTTTCGAGGCATTATCAGAAGAGAAAAATATTAAGCTCGCGGCGAGAGGTGACCATGTTCACGTAAAAGCCGACCGTTCAATGCTGCGCCGAGCGATATCTAACCTTTTATCTAATGCTCTGCGTTATACACCGGAAAATGGGACAATCAATGTGATCGTTGAACGGCTAGGCCAAAAAGCTCATTTGATCATTGAGAACTCAGGGCAGAGTATTGCTGCTGAACATCTACCAAAACTTTTTGACCGATTTTATCGGGTTGATCCCTCAAGGCAACATCAAGGAGAAGGGTCAGGGTTGGGCTTAGCCATCGTTAAGACGATTATAGAGAGCCATGGAGGTGTGATAAATGTCTCTTCGGAGAATGAAACAACGCGCTTTATGATATCAATGCCTAAAGATGAATTGTAAACTTCCAATAAGCTAGGGCATTTACCGTTGGCGCGGAACACAGGTCGTGCATCACCAATTCCTCTTTAGGTCTAGAATGGTCAAAACTCGCCACCCGTCCGATACGAAAATTTAGACGAACGATTTTTTTGGAATAATTCTGCTGGCCTCAACTATGCTGCGAGTCAACGCAACTGTATTCGTCGTACTTATACTTTCGATTCCCGCCGCACTCGCGCGGAATATTCATGGCCGAGTTGTGTCCGTGACAGACGGCGACACGATAAAAGTGCTTTCCGAAAACAATACTCAAACCAAAATACGATTGGACGGTATCGATGCCCCTGAAAAAAGCCAACCATTTGGCGGGGCTTCTAAGAAGGCTCTGACCAAGAAGATTGCCGGCCGGGATGTGTTGGTGTTATCGAAAGAGAAAGACCGGTACGGTCGCACTATCGGTGTGGTCATGCTCGCTGGCAGAAATATAAACCGTGAAATGGTCGCTGAGGGTTACGCTTGGGCGTATCTAAAATATCTCACAGACCAACGTCTAATCGAGCTAGAGAGTGAAGCGAAAGCCTCAATGCGTGGCCTGTGGGCCCTTCAGTCTGATCAGGTCCAGGCGCCATGGGAATGGCGGGCAGATAGGCGCTCAGGGCAAGCCAGATCGAATACCAACAACGCGCCAATAGATGGCCGTTGTGGGCAGAAGCGGACCTGTAGCGAGATGGCGTCATGTAGTGAGGCTAAGTTTTACTTGGCTAAGTGCGGTTTGCCCATCGATGGCGACGGGGATGGAGTACCTTGCGAGTCAATTTGCCGCTGACAGTGGATGAAATATCCGGTCAGTGGTTTTTAATGTAAGCCCGAAACCGCTTTAGATCTTCGGCCGTTGGATTTCTTATTGCCTCGGCTATTGCCTCTGCAGCGCTTTGGCTTGAGGTATGTTTGTCGCCGTTGTGTTTCTTCGCAGG from the Gilvimarinus sp. DA14 genome contains:
- a CDS encoding Cu(+)/Ag(+) sensor histidine kinase — encoded protein: MTIGFKLARPFSLNNRVMLFVALAISLNLITIGHLVQESVEQHFAEQDADELVVISRAVEKALEKAVLSGRYAVDTLPHAVSGHHGVYYQVWDESYALVYRSDEAVFPSRAAFNNPVKVIKANNLVSWNIDEKIYRGAMTEVNIDGQDYLIAAAINMDFHMYFLEHFSRNLWLIMSMAGVITLLAAWYGVHQGHAPLRSLSESIRSVQANQLDIRLNESTVPKELQPLVESFNQMISHLEDSFTRLSHFSADIAHELRTPLTNLTTQTQVALGKARTLEEYRELLYSNLEEHERLTKMVNDMLWLAQSENGLLKPNLEKLDLRQEVEVIFEFFEALSEEKNIKLAARGDHVHVKADRSMLRRAISNLLSNALRYTPENGTINVIVERLGQKAHLIIENSGQSIAAEHLPKLFDRFYRVDPSRQHQGEGSGLGLAIVKTIIESHGGVINVSSENETTRFMISMPKDEL
- a CDS encoding thermonuclease family protein, whose product is MLRVNATVFVVLILSIPAALARNIHGRVVSVTDGDTIKVLSENNTQTKIRLDGIDAPEKSQPFGGASKKALTKKIAGRDVLVLSKEKDRYGRTIGVVMLAGRNINREMVAEGYAWAYLKYLTDQRLIELESEAKASMRGLWALQSDQVQAPWEWRADRRSGQARSNTNNAPIDGRCGQKRTCSEMASCSEAKFYLAKCGLPIDGDGDGVPCESICR
- a CDS encoding heavy metal response regulator transcription factor; this encodes MRLLVVEDEVKTGDYLQQGLSEAGFMVTLARNGLDGHHLAMTEDFDLLILDVMLPDVGGWRIIESIRESGSKTPVLFLTARDSVEDRVKGLELGADDYLVKPFAFAELLARVRTLLRRSSAPILADEMKVADLRLDLIKRRALRGDRKISLSHKEFCLLELLVRRQGEVLPRSLIASQVWDMNFDSDTNVIDVAIRRLRRKIDEGFEPKLIHTVRGMGYKLDVENE